A segment of the Mycobacterium intracellulare ATCC 13950 genome:
TGGCCCTGGGCGAAGACCTCAGCGACCCGGGGCAGCCGCTCGCGCAACGCGATCGCATAGTGCAAGCGCCCGGACGCGCGGCCCCGACTGATTCCCAGCGCGGCCGCCACCTCGGCGACCACGTTCTCGTGTCCGTCGACCGCCCAATTGAAACGGTCGGCGTCGTCGTCCGGCGCCCGACGCGCATACAGCTCGCCGATCGCCGCCAACTCGCGCGCGCAGTGCGCGTTCCGCGCCCGGGCCGCCGCGGTGACGCGGTCCAGCACACCGGCGTCGTCGACGCCCTGAAACGCCAGGTCACGCGGCACTGCTTCGAACATACGTTCGATGATAGCGCCGCCCTGTGACAAGTCAGGGAAACGCTAAACCCAGTAGGGCACCCGGGCGCGGTACTGGCGCATCGCGAAGGCCGCGAACACCCAACCGACGGCCGTCAACACCAGCACCACGGCCCAGTGCCGCAGCTCCTGGTGCGCCCCGAGTAGCGGCGCGCGAACGATGTCGAGGTAGTGCAGCAGCGGGTTGAGTTCGACGATGCGGGACCACCGCCCGGCGCCCTGCTGGCGCAAGGTGTCGTCGTTCCAGATGATCGGCGTCATGAAGAACAGCAACTGCACGACGGAGAACAGCAGCGGACCGATGTCGCGGTAGCGGGTCGCGAGGATGCCGAAACACAGTGACACCCAAATGCAATTGAGCACGATCAGCGCCAGCGCCGGGAGCACCGCGAGGTCGGCCCACGACCATGGCTTGGGATAGATCATCGCGATCACCGCGTAGATGACGATGTTGTGCGCGAACAGGATGACCTGCCGCCACACCAGTCGGTAGACATGCACGCTCAGCGGGGTGGGCAGCTGCTTGATCAACCCCTCGTTGGCGACGAACACGTCGGCGCCCTCCAGGATGGCGGCGTTGATCAGGTTCCAGATGATCAGGCCCAGCGTCACGTACGGCAGATGCACGGACAGCTCGAGGTGAAACAGCTTGGAGTACAGGCCACCCATGGCCACGGCGGTGGTGCCCGTCGCGATGGTGATCCAGAACGGCCCCAGCACCGAGCGCCGGTAACGCTGCTTGATGTCCTGCCAGCCCAGATGCAGCCAGAGCTCGTGACGACGGAAACCGTCGACCAGGTCGCGGCGGGCCCGGGTGAATGTCCGCGACTGCGCCGCCGCGTCAAGGAACGTCATCGGGCTCCTCCCGGTCTGGATGGTGGCGACCCGCTTCGCCCGGCTCCGCCGCGCTCGCGATCCCCACTAGGTATCGATGGTGGCGACCCGCTTCGCCCGGCTCCGCCGCGCTCGCGATCGCCACTCGGTATCGATGGTGGCGACCCGCTTCGCCCGGCTCCGCCGCGCTCGCGATCGCCACTAGGTATCGATGGTGGCGACCCGCTTCGCCCGGCTCCGCCGCGCTCGCGATCGCCACTAGGCCGGCCGAACTGTTCACGACGCCCCAAGCGCCGCAACCGGATCCACTCGGCCAGGCCACGGGGGTCGCGACGGGTCACCAGAAAGAACCAGCCGAACCGGACCCATTCCTGAACCACCAGCTTGCGCAGCCCCGGCTGTGACTGCAGGTAGCCGCGGTTGCGGTAGGTGAAGAACCGCTTGGTGGGGTTGTCGGGATATTGGGTGTGCATCCGGCCGCCGAGAATCGGGCGGAACTCGTCGGATCCGCACGGGTGCAGGTAGACCGCGTCCAGGCAGGTTCCGAACGGCAGGCCGGAACGCACCAGCCGCCGGTGTATTTCGACCTCGTCGCCCCGGATGAACAGCCGCAGATCCGGGACGCCGACCGATTCCAGCGTGGCGGCCCGGAACAGCGCGCCGTTGAACAACGAGGCGATGCCGCGCAACAGGTCCTGCCCGGTTTCGGTGCGCAATTCGCTTGCGCGCCTGCGCCATACCAGGCCGCGGCGCAACGGAAACGCCAACCGCTCGGCATCGTCCATGTTGCACACCATGGGTGACACCTCGGCCAGGCCGTGCTTGTCCGCGCACGCCAGCAGGGTGGCAAGGACATGCGAATCCTGCGGGCGCCCGTCGTCGTCGGCCAGCCACACCCAATCGGCGCCCAGGGCCAACGCGTGCAGCATGCCCAACGCGAAACCGCCGGCTCCGCCGAGGTTGCGTCGCGATCCCAGATAGGTCGTCGGAATGGGTTGTCCCGCAACCAGTTCGCGGACACGGCCGTCACCGGAGAAATCGTTGTCCACGACGATGAGGTGGTCGGGCAGCCGCGTTTGCGTGCTCAGCACATCGAGGGACTTGGCCAGCTCGTCGGGGCGCCGGTGGGTGACGACGACGGCGACGACGGTGTCGCTCATGGCTGTCCGGCCGTCTCGGCCAGCACCTCGCGCACGTGCCGGGCCGCATCCTCCCCCTCGTACGCCCGCACGAC
Coding sequences within it:
- the wzm gene encoding galactan export ABC transporter permease subunit Wzm/RfbD; the protein is MTFLDAAAQSRTFTRARRDLVDGFRRHELWLHLGWQDIKQRYRRSVLGPFWITIATGTTAVAMGGLYSKLFHLELSVHLPYVTLGLIIWNLINAAILEGADVFVANEGLIKQLPTPLSVHVYRLVWRQVILFAHNIVIYAVIAMIYPKPWSWADLAVLPALALIVLNCIWVSLCFGILATRYRDIGPLLFSVVQLLFFMTPIIWNDDTLRQQGAGRWSRIVELNPLLHYLDIVRAPLLGAHQELRHWAVVLVLTAVGWVFAAFAMRQYRARVPYWV